One window from the genome of Salvia splendens isolate huo1 chromosome 9, SspV2, whole genome shotgun sequence encodes:
- the LOC121748141 gene encoding exocyst complex component EXO70E2-like → MANITEAERHLVAASYHLLKALQATRVIGNDAGGILDELGLRLSTVIKLNDDQAENIKDIETRLITSHQTITSLHLSYSRIWASGPVIILEYLQAVREVQGLTESLEGMALNRTSKGVLDQAKTTLYMAMDRLQNELIHILVQNRQCFEHEYASSLPVFEVHPIYEESVISNDDDSAEDASLKGRSSSETEDCAMDLIHPDVVPQVKSIADTMFSSGYAPEFCLAFTAFWKDVFAEHSMILCVEQLSIEDVKQMEWKQMNSKIRKWRVAMRRIIGVYLGSAKRLFDQVLGEYGHVSSACLLEASRGPLFCLLNFGHAVLIGPHKPEWLFCLLDMYEVLADLIPDLDALFPQEAESLIRIEFHELLSQLGESVRTILEELGNRIATCTSATPFQNGGIHHLTKYLINYILCFAEYEDTLHFLLQDEEHDREHRDEERSTVARVDPNPSCALAAYLQSLTSILEAALDKKSSLYRDSSLKHIFLMNNIHYMVEKIKNSKICPYFGDDWIRKHIVMFRQHAVYYQRTTWSSLLTFLRDDGKTGKAALKARCQEFNAAFEDLYKSQTRWVVPDPQLREDVTIASSKTVIQVYRNFVNKIINSIGEKHIKYTEQELGMYVMDLLEGSSKSLSHSWKR, encoded by the coding sequence ATGGCAAACATCACGGAAGCCGAACGCCACCTCGTTGCTGCGTCGTATCACCTGCTGAAGGCCCTTCAAGCAACAAGGGTCATAGGCAACGATGCGGGGGGGATTCTAGACGAGCTCGGCCTCCGTTTGTCCACGGTGATCAAGCTCAATGATGATCAGGCAGAGAACATCAAAGATATCGAGACGAGGCTCATCACGTCCCACCAAACCATCACCTCTCTGCACTTGAGCTACTCGAGGATCTGGGCTTCCGGCCCTGTGATAATCTTGGAATACTTGCAAGCGGTCCGCGAGGTGCAGGGATTGACCGAGTCTCTTGAAGGTATGGCGCTGAATCGGACGAGTAAGGGAGTTCTTGATCAAGCAAAAACTACTCTGTATATGGCTATGGACAGGCTCCAGAATGAGCTGATCCACATACTTGTGCAGAACAGGCAGTGCTTCGAGCACGAGTACGCGTCCTCGCTCCCGGTTTTCGAGGTGCATCCGATATACGAGGAGTCTGTCATCTCCAACGACGATGATTCGGCTGAGGACGCTTCTCTCAAGGGACGTAGCAGCTCGGAGACTGAGGATTGCGCGATGGATCTGATCCACCCGGACGTTGTCCCTCAAGTCAAGTCCATCGCGGATACGATGTTCTCCTCGGGCTATGCTCCAGAGTTCTGCCTGGCCTTCACCGCCTTCTGGAAGGATGTATTCGCGGAGCACTCGATGATCCTCTGCGTGGAGCAGCTAAGCATCGAAGACGTGAAGCAGATGGAGTGGAAGCAGATGAACTCGAAAATCAGGAAATGGCGTGTGGCGATGAGGAGAATCATCGGTGTCTATCTTGGCAGTGCCAAACGGCTGTTTGACCAAGTTCTCGGAGAATACGGCCATGTCAGCTCAGCTTGCTTGCTCGAGGCTTCAAGGGGGCCTCTCTTCTGTCTCTTGAATTTCGGCCACGCTGTTTTGATTGGACCCCACAAGCCCGAATGGCTCTTCTGCTTGCTCGATATGTACGAGGTTTTAGCTGATCTCATCCCGGATTTGGATGCTCTGTTCCCACAAGAGGCGGAGTCGTTGATCAGGATCGAGTTCCACGAGCTTCTGTCGCAACTAGGAGAATCTGTTCGAACCATCCTCGAAGAGCTAGGAAACCGCATTGCAACATGCACTTCCGCTACCCCTTTCCAAAATGGAGGGATTCACCACTTAACAAAGTACCTCATCAACTATATCTTGTGCTTCGCTGAATACGAAGATACGCTTCATTTCCTTCTTCAAGATGAAGAGCACGACAGAGAGCATAGAGATGAAGAGCGGAGCACAGTTGCCCGGGTGGATCCCAATCCCTCTTGTGCCTTGGCAGCGTACCTGCAGTCACTCACATCGATTTTAGAAGCAGCCTTAGACAAGAAATCGAGTTTATACAGAGATTCTTCTTTGAAGCATATTTTTTTGATGAACAATATCCACTACATGGTTGAGAAGATCAAGAATTCTAAAATCTGCCCATACTTTGGGGATGATTGGATCAGAAAACACATTGTGATGTTCCGGCAGCATGCAGTGTACTACCAAAGAACGACGTGGAGCTCTTTACTAACCTTTCTTCGTGATGATGGGAAAACCGGGAAGGCAGCTCTAAAGGCGAGATGCCAAGAGTTCAACGCTGCTTTTGAGGATCTGTACAAGAGCCAGACAAGATGGGTTGTCCCGGATCCTCAACTCCGTGAAGATGTGACAATAGCATCTTCCAAGACGGTTATCCAAGTGTACCGCAACTTTGTCAATAAGATCATCAATTCTATTGGCGAAAAGCACATCAAGTACACCGAACAGGAGTTGGGAATGTACGTCATGGATCTTCTTGAAGGATCATCGAAGTCATTGAGCCATTCTTGGAAGAGGTGA